The Helicobacter cetorum MIT 00-7128 region TATCTAGCTAGAGATGCAGGTTGGATAAATCTATCTACATGCAACCCTCAAGAAGCTTATGATTTTACCTTAATGGCGTTTAGAATTGCCGAACATCAAAATGTTCGTGTGCCAACCATTGTTAACCAAGATGGTTTCTTATGCTCACACACTGTGCAAAATGTGCGCCCATTAAGCGATGATATTGCATATAAATTTGTAGGTGAATACCAAACTAAGCACTCACTCTTAGACTTTGATAGACCTGTAAGCTATGGTGCACAAGCTGAAGAAGAATGGCATTATGAGCATAAAGCCCAACTCCACCATGCGATTATGAGTGCTGAAAAGATAATTGAAGAAGTGTTTAATGATTTTGCTAAACTCACAGGCAGACAATACCACTTAACAGAAACTTTCCAACTAGAAGATGCTGAAGTGGCTATTTTTGCGCTTGGAACCACTTATGAATCTGCTATTGTAGCGGCTAAAGAAATGCGTAAAAAAGGTATTAAAGCTGGAGTCGCCACCGTTCATTCTTTACGCCCTTTCCCTTATGAAAGATTAGGTCAAGATTTGAAAAACCTTAAAGCTTTAGCCATTTTAGACAAGAGTTCTCCTGCAGGTGCTATGGGTGCAATGTTTAATGAAGTTACTTCAGCAGTATATCAAACCAAAGATTCCAAGCACCCTGTTGTGTCTAACTATATTTATGGCTTAGGCGAAAGAGATATGACTATCGCACATCTATGTGAAATTTTTGAAGAAATCAAAGAAGATGCTCTTAAAGGCGCACTCACTCATCCTACCCAACAATTCGTAGGACTTAGAGGCCCTAAAATGAGCTTTTTTTAATAAGGAAATATTATGGTAAAAGAAGTAAAAACACTTAAAGGTTTTAGCCAAAGCGCTGAAAAATTTGAAGGCGCTCATCTACTATGTCCGGGTTGTGGGCATGGTATTATTGTGCGTGAAGTTCTAAACGCCGTAGATGGGCCTATCGTTCTAGGTAACTCTACAGGTTGTTTGGAAGTATGCACTGCTGTATATCCACACACTTCATGGGATGTGCCTTGGATTCATATTGGTTTTGAAAATGGTTCAACTGCCATTGCAGGCGTAGAATCTATGTATAAAGCCCTAGCCAACAAAGGCAAATACAAGGGTCAAAGACCTAAGTTTGTAGCTTTTGGGGGCGATGGCTCTAGCTATGATATTGGTTTTCAATTTATCAGTGGCTGTATGGAAAGAGGGCATGATATGACCTATATTTGCTTAGATAATGAAAACTACGCAAATACCGGTGGTCAAAGAAGTTCTTCTACACCCTTAGGGGCTAGCACTTCTACTACTCCGGGTGGTTCAGTAAGCTTTGGTAAAAAAGAAAAGAAAAAAGACATCGTAACTATTATGGCAAGCCATG contains the following coding sequences:
- a CDS encoding 2-oxoacid:ferredoxin oxidoreductase subunit alpha, translating into MAKKIELQEVEVWDGNMASSNALRQAQIDVIAAYPITPSTPIVQNYGSFKDNGYIDGEFVLVESEHAAMSACVGAAAAGGRVSTATSSQGLALMVEVLYQASGMRLPIVLNLVNRALAAPLNIHGDHSDMYLARDAGWINLSTCNPQEAYDFTLMAFRIAEHQNVRVPTIVNQDGFLCSHTVQNVRPLSDDIAYKFVGEYQTKHSLLDFDRPVSYGAQAEEEWHYEHKAQLHHAIMSAEKIIEEVFNDFAKLTGRQYHLTETFQLEDAEVAIFALGTTYESAIVAAKEMRKKGIKAGVATVHSLRPFPYERLGQDLKNLKALAILDKSSPAGAMGAMFNEVTSAVYQTKDSKHPVVSNYIYGLGERDMTIAHLCEIFEEIKEDALKGALTHPTQQFVGLRGPKMSFF
- a CDS encoding thiamine pyrophosphate-dependent enzyme, which produces MVKEVKTLKGFSQSAEKFEGAHLLCPGCGHGIIVREVLNAVDGPIVLGNSTGCLEVCTAVYPHTSWDVPWIHIGFENGSTAIAGVESMYKALANKGKYKGQRPKFVAFGGDGSSYDIGFQFISGCMERGHDMTYICLDNENYANTGGQRSSSTPLGASTSTTPGGSVSFGKKEKKKDIVTIMASHGIPYVAQLSPNKWKDMNKKIKTALDTEGPCFINALSPCTTEWKFESNQTIELADMAVDSLMFPLFEIFNGRELKITYRPRNIISVRDYLGAQKRFKHLFKKENEHIIEELQKDVNERWEYLQRREEAGV